The DNA region attgggtaacagtaaaaaaaacttaatgaaaaaaggtaaaaaaatgttaaatgcaataagttactatgatctatagagtaatagtaaaaaaaaacttaataaaaagaggtaaaaaatgctaaatttatataatagtaaaaataagttactatgatttattgtgtaacagtaaaaaaaacttaatgaaaaaaggtagaaaatgttaaatgcaatattagagtgTCACGTGATAGAATCTCATACATTCTCACATGAGAcctctacttatatatatacatatatatatatatatatatatatatatatatatatatatatatatggattgatTTCCAATATACGTGGGTACTCACACTAATAAATCAACATACTCTCAaacttgaattaaaaaaaaaaaaaaaaaaaaactctctcgaACTGATCGGTGCTTTCACACTACGAAAATGAACAAACTCTTAACTCACTCAATTTTCAAACACAATCAAAAGGGCCACTTTGGGCCAAAGCCCTTATTTGACCGAAGCCACCCTAACTACTTAGTAGTCGTGAGGATGGAAAAATGGCAGCaaacttgatttgatttggTCATCATCCCACTCCAAAGCATCCCACCAACGTGAATATcctattatttcttttatggTACCTGCATTTTGGTTAGTAAGAGGCAGCCTTCTGAGGCGATCGCACCCAAGCACTTCTACCTGCTCTAGACACGGCCATGTCTCCTCGTGTCTGCAAAGAGTTACTAATTTGTAAAGGCGCTTCAATTCCAATATCCGTAGCTTTGGAACCACAGGATCTGGGGCCATATTCTGCCCTGATTCAATATTAAAGAGCTCCTCTAAGTTCCAGCAATTGCTTACCTTGATTACTTCTAGGTTTGGCAGAGTCTGAATGAAGTCACCACAGGAGAGAACATATCTCATCTTTAAACAGTTGAACACTTCTACCTCCTCTAGACACTGCCATGTCTCCTCGTGTCTGCAAAGAGTTACTAATTCTCCAAGGTGCTTCAATTCCAATATACGTAGCTTTGGAACCACAGGATATGGGGCCATATTTTGCCCTGATTCAATATTAAAGAGCTCCTCTAAGTTCGTGCATTTGTTTACCTTGAGTACTTCTAGGTTTGGCAGAGTCTGAATGAAGTCACCACCGGAGAGAACATATCTCATCTGAAAACAGTCGAACACTTCTAATGATTTTAGGCTATGAAATCTCAGCCCAAGCTCTGAAATGCTATTTAGGTTTTCCACATCATAGAGATGAAGTTTCCCCAGGTTTGGTAGTACGTCACAGCAGGCAGCACATCCTCTTCCCTGCCCAGAACTGGTTGGACATTTTATAATAGAAAGTGACTTTAAACCAGCAAAGCTGGCATCACTTTCAATGAAGCCTTCAAGCATTTCAAGTAGTCCTGTACACTCACGTAATTGCAGAGAACTTGAATTACCCCAGAACCACCCAATCCATTCTTGCGAGAGAAAAAGATTAAGATTCTGGATAGAACACCTTTTTTCATCAATTGTAATTAGGACGACGCTCATTCCCTGTGCTAGGTAAAAACGAAGTTCAAGATGACTTATTCCATTTATCCAAGAAAGATCTTCGGATTTGCCCCATGGGATTCCATTCAATGAGATGTTTAAGTAATGTAATCGATTAAAGGATGATTTGAACTCTTCAAAAGTTGCCTGTCCGTCTTCCTCTCCCTTCAAACGGAAACGAAAGCCACTTTTCCACATAGATAGACTTTCTAAACAAGACAACTTGGATAAAATTCTAGGTTGAAAGCTTTTCAGTCTTATGGTATCAGCTAAGTTTAAAAGCCTTAGCTCACTCAGGTTTTCAATACCCCTTGGCAAATTTGCGATACACGTGGTAGAAAGATCAAGTTCTCGAAGTTTACTAAGCGTTCCCAATGAGGGCAGTTCTTTAAGATAATTGCAATTGCGCAGAAGAAGAACACGGAGATCTCTAAGTTGAATCAGAGAATGAGGCAATGACCATACGTTAGTTCCACTGAGATTCAAAACCTTAAGTGCTTCAAATTCTTGCAGGAATTTCTCAGGAATTGTGTCAAGAGCACGATTGCCTTGGAGTAGCAGAGCCGAGGCCTTTGAGCATTGTATCATGCAATTTGGTAGCCTTGTTATGTTGTTATGCATGAAAGAAACTCTATTgagagaatttgaatttgaaaactcTCCAACTGAAATCTCACTCAACCCAATCCCCGAACGAACAAGGGATTTACATCCATCCTCAGACGATGATGAAATCCATATAGCAACGTCCCGAACAACGTCATGCATCTTCACAGTTTTCTCATCACCGCTAGTCAAGGGATCATCTTCCAACAAACAAGAGTccttcagattttcaatcaaagAAATTCCTTCGTCCATATCCTCCCAATTCTGTCCTTCACCTATCAAACCTTCTGCTCGCCAGTATTGTACTAATTCCTTTATTTCAATTGCGAAGTCCTCGGGAAATAGACAGCAATATAAGAAACAAGATTTTATGTTGTTACCTTGTAATGAATCGTAACTTAACTTCAACGGCTTATAGACCTCAGCTTCAATTCCTTCTATAGAAGGCACTGATCTTTGCAACTCTTTTAACGCATGCCTCCACAACTCGacctttgtcttttttctcaAGGCAGCTCCCACGGTGATGATGGCTAGTGGTAATCTGCAACATTCTTTAACAATTGCTTCTGCTAATGGTCTAATTTCTTCCAGATGAGCCACATCCCCTGCCTTTTGACAAAACAATTGCCAAGATTCTCCATCATTTAAAACATCCATTTTGATTTCAACATCGGTTGTCATAGTCCTACAGACCTCTTTAAGTCGAGAAGTCAATATGATCTTACAACCTTTATGAACTTCAGGCCCTGGGACACCCAAAGTGTCTAAATCAATTTTAGCCCAAACATCATCTAGAATGAGTAGAAATTTTTCTTCGTTCTCAAGCCTTTGATAAAGCCGACTGGCCATTCTCTGCATGCTTTCTTCCATTTTCACCGCCAAATTTAATCTTTCAGCTATTTGTTTCTGGACATTTTTAATGACCAAATTCTTGGAAACGGTAGCCCAAATGACAATGCCAAAAGGCTGTGTAGAAGCCTTCTTGAGCTCATTGTTCAAGTTCTTCACCAGAGTAGTCTTGCCAACTCCTCCTAGTCCCCAAATACCAATCCTTTGGACTCCTTCAACATCCAATGCCTTCATAATCTCGTCTAATTTTTTTGATGCAGTGTCTTGGCCTTGAATTGAAGGCCCAGGAATATGCTCCACTGCTCTGGGAACTCCAGTAAGACAAACCACACCAGAGTCAAAACTTCCAGCTACAAGAAGAAGCCTTTTGACCTCTTTCAGAATTTCTTCCACTTCCCTGCTCGCTCTATACCGCTTTCTGCAATTTAAGAAACATCGAGAaggctttttgttgttgaacatTTGTCCTTGAATTGCATTGACTCTAGGCTGAAGCGTTTCCACGTCCTTAAGCCAAGTTACGACTTGAGCTCTGATTTTGTGTCCTTCTTTCTCCGCTGCTTCTGTTTCACCTTTGACTTCTTTTATACGATCCGTAAGGCTTTTCATCTCCTGCTCAACAGCAGCCACATCTGAATGCAAATTGAAAGTGGTCTTGGTCTTAGAACTGACACAACTACAGAGAAGCTCGCTAGTTGTTGCCACTAGTGCACCAACAGCCGCACCCACCACTTCCATGCCGGAAATTTTGCTATGGGAGATGCCGGAAGCTTAAAATAATTCACAGCCGAAGAATGAAAGAACCACAGAAAATACAAGTTTCGGCGGTCTTGCTGGCACAATGACGTGAAGAAACAGAATGAAAAGACATATATTCAAATCTTTTGTCCTATTCTGCTATattatttaccaataaaaacgtgatatatattcatttattttttaaatgttaaatttatgtattttattattttaattttttaaaataaataaataaataaataatttattatatttaaataattaaaataataaacaatataaatttaatatttaataaaataaataaacatatagCATATAAAATATGCCTGGTAGGAAGAGTGGTAGTAGATTTGAATTCCACACTCATTGCTGAGTGGGTCACCTACTCTCACATAAATTGTCCAGCATGGTCCTCTGGCTTTCACGCGtgatttcatttttatgtataatttaatattataaaatttaaaaatttaattgatatatataGGTATAGCTATTGATAGCAAAACTTTGTAGGTTAAAAAAACATTTGCCGCCTATTTTGACTCTTAAGAAAGCATATTTGGGTGTTCTCACCCTCTTTCCTGAATGCTATTCCTATTTGTCAGATACCTCCaaaagtatgatttttttttttaaagggtcgGTATGAAATTAggtttcaaaattatatattatacaaagCTCAAACCACAATgcttttaaaatgaaaaactttttggaaaaaaaaagaagaagcaaaagttTGGGTTTTCTCATCCTACTGTCCTTAATgcagttatttattttattttgcttgaGTTGTCCTTAATGGCTATTGGTCATATAGCTCCATTACAAAAGTATgaaattatgttattttcaaTTGATAAATATTTATAGGAAAAAAGTTAATGAATGCCCATAACGGCAATGGCGGAACTAGGGGAGCCTGGATGGCCACGGCCCACTTGAGTTTTGGAAAAATCCGTTAAAACTTGTactaatacaaaattaaaaattaggaaGAATTTAATCACCCACCCTCCTAagatttttgaacaaaaaatacaTACAACAATTTCAGTCTTAAAAACCTAGCCTTTTCTTTGGTAGTTTGGCCCATTaacaattttgcaaaaaaaaaaaaaaaaaaacctcaaattaaACTGGACATGTATTCACATTCTAACGTGTCTAATGGAATAAACCACTAGATACAAGCTCTTCCAATCTAGGAAAACAATTATGGAGACTTTTCATTGATTGTGACTTTTTTCAAGAGAAGTAGCTAGTgatgaaattaaatttgttaGTTGCTAGGTTCGTTCGGACGGAGTATGACTAAATGAACCTAAATTCCAACACAAGATTAGAAATAAGGTTTCTCTTGAAAAGGTCACCAACATGGTGCCAGCCAGTGAGCCTTTGATGATGAGGTCTGGTATTTGGAGAGGAAATAACACGGACTAAATGTATTATGATAAGTGCCCGTACCTTTGTTTGGGTTCTGAGGTGGTTTATATAGGTCTTTGCCTTCTTAGCCGTTGGGAGCTTTCAATGGTGGCTTAAATGCCTTCTTGTAACGCTTTTGGTGCTTCAATGAGTTGATTTGAAAACCCCTCTGTCAAGCCTGTGTGTTCACCTATGTGTAACAGATCATGTATTAAATGCTCTTTTATGACACTTTGGTCGTCCAATGGCCTCTATGGACGATGAgaatttcttggttcattagcTAGCATATTTACTGCGTGTTTGTCAATTaacaaagtgtttttttttttctttttctcataatcttttttcaaataatataatttttaaaataaattaatttttagtttttgtcttACATTACACAagtaaaagttataaaaaataaataatttattataaaaatgttataatcaTAAAAACTTATGcaacttttgccacaacttACCATATGACGTATTATGAGTGGTAATGCTTTGAACTCACCACTTTTTCTAAATCACTTACAACTTGTCACGTGGCGAGTTATGAGAAAAATTACGTAATTTTTTGTGCTCCTAATACTtctcattaatttattattactttagCACGAATGGATTACTCACAGGTCTGATTCAATTATTGCCCAATAACTCCATTATTTCGTTTTTGTCAATTTGCTCTTTGATTTGGGTCCTATAACTCTAttattacgttttttttttccatttgcaTTTTGAAACGAGTTTCCACTGAAATAAAGATTGTAGGTCAAGAGGGCGATTTTGGCCATCAAGCCCActtttgtgtaat from Castanea sativa cultivar Marrone di Chiusa Pesio chromosome 6, ASM4071231v1 includes:
- the LOC142640965 gene encoding disease resistance protein At4g27190-like; the encoded protein is MEVVGAAVGALVATTSELLCSCVSSKTKTTFNLHSDVAAVEQEMKSLTDRIKEVKGETEAAEKEGHKIRAQVVTWLKDVETLQPRVNAIQGQMFNNKKPSRCFLNCRKRYRASREVEEILKEVKRLLLVAGSFDSGVVCLTGVPRAVEHIPGPSIQGQDTASKKLDEIMKALDVEGVQRIGIWGLGGVGKTTLVKNLNNELKKASTQPFGIVIWATVSKNLVIKNVQKQIAERLNLAVKMEESMQRMASRLYQRLENEEKFLLILDDVWAKIDLDTLGVPGPEVHKGCKIILTSRLKEVCRTMTTDVEIKMDVLNDGESWQLFCQKAGDVAHLEEIRPLAEAIVKECCRLPLAIITVGAALRKKTKVELWRHALKELQRSVPSIEGIEAEVYKPLKLSYDSLQGNNIKSCFLYCCLFPEDFAIEIKELVQYWRAEGLIGEGQNWEDMDEGISLIENLKDSCLLEDDPLTSGDEKTVKMHDVVRDVAIWISSSSEDGCKSLVRSGIGLSEISVGEFSNSNSLNRVSFMHNNITRLPNCMIQCSKASALLLQGNRALDTIPEKFLQEFEALKVLNLSGTNVWSLPHSLIQLRDLRVLLLRNCNYLKELPSLGTLSKLRELDLSTTCIANLPRGIENLSELRLLNLADTIRLKSFQPRILSKLSCLESLSMWKSGFRFRLKGEEDGQATFEEFKSSFNRLHYLNISLNGIPWGKSEDLSWINGISHLELRFYLAQGMSVVLITIDEKRCSIQNLNLFLSQEWIGWFWGNSSSLQLRECTGLLEMLEGFIESDASFAGLKSLSIIKCPTSSGQGRGCAACCDVLPNLGKLHLYDVENLNSISELGLRFHSLKSLEVFDCFQMRYVLSGGDFIQTLPNLEVLKVNKCTNLEELFNIESGQNMAPYPVVPKLRILELKHLGELVTLCRHEETWQCLEEVEVFNCLKMRYVLSCGDFIQTLPNLEVIKVSNCWNLEELFNIESGQNMAPDPVVPKLRILELKRLYKLVTLCRHEETWPCLEQVEVLGCDRLRRLPLTNQNAGTIKEIIGYSRWWDALEWDDDQIKSSLLPFFHPHDY